In Fervidicoccaceae archaeon, the DNA window AGGCTCAAAGGTGCTCGTGAGGCCTCGCGTTTTCCTGGGAGAATACGCGAAACAGCTTCAGGGATTGCTCAAATACGATAGAGCGAGAAAGGTCTTCTGGGCTAGCCTCGGGGCCCTCCCCATTTTGCGGGAGAAACTCGAGTCGTTGGGCTTAAGCGTGGTCGATAAAATAGGTCTCCCTGAGGCCCAACCTCTTCCCAACAAGCTCTCCTTCAAAGGTCAGCTGAGAGATTATCAGAAGGAGGCTCTCGAGGCTTGGCGCTCGAGCGGGTATCGAGGCATAATCGCTCTGCCCACCGGAGCCGGGAAGACCCTCGTGGCGATCGCGGCTATGGCTATGCTATCAGAGCGGACCCTGGTGGTGGTCTACACGAAAGAGCAGTTATGGCAGTGGATCGAGAAGATACTAGAGCTCACAGACGCACCTAAGGCCTTCGTGGCTGGGTTCTACGGCGAGGAGAAGAGGCTAGCCCCGATAACCGTCTCAACTTATCAAACCGCCTTCAGGAACGTGGAGGACCTCGGGCTCAGGTTCAGTTTTCTAGTCGTCGATGAAGTGCATCACCTGCCGGCCGAGAAGTTCAAGACAATAGCTCTGAACATGTACTCTCCAAGAAGAATGGGCTTGAGCGCCACAGTGGTCAGAGAAGATGGTAAGCACGTCGAGCTATTCCCCTTGATGGGTGGGGTGATCTATCACAAAGGGGCTCAAGAGCTAGCTCAGTGGGGCTACCTCGCCCCCTACGTAACCAAGCTCATTAGGGTTGATCTGACGAAGGAGGAGCGGGAGAAGTTCGAGAACCTTAAGAGGGCATATAGGGCTCTCGTTGGCGAGATTCCCTTTAAGGAGCTAGTGACGCGAGCTCAGCGCGGAGACCCCATCGCGTCAAGAGCGCTAAAGATACATAGCGAAATGCTGCAGCTAGTTCAACGCTCGAGGGCGAAGCTCGAGGCGCTAACGAAGATAGTAAACGAAGAACTTAGCAGAGGCTCAAAGATACTCGTCTTCACGCAATATGTCGATCAGGCCGAGGAACTCGGCAGGATGCTCAACGCCTGCGTACTAACCGGCGAGATGGATCAGAAGACGAGAAGGAAGGTCTTAGATGAGTTCAAATCCGCTCCCAGCGGAGTATTGGTCCTGACCTCTGTCGGCGACGAGGGTCTCGACATACCGGATGTCGACGTCGGCATAATAGTAGCGGGGACAGGCAGTCGAAGGCAGTTTATACAGAGGCTCGGGAGACTGCTGAGGCCCAAGCCGGGCAAGATCGCCAGGCTCTACGAAATAGTGACTCGAGGCACGGGCGAGGAGTCCCAAGCCAGGAGAAGGAAAAGAGCCCTCTTAGATGAGGTCTTAGAGGGAGCCCCCGATCGCGGAGTCGATTAGTATTTAATATTCTAGCGCCGGAGCCCACGATGGTGCAGCGTTTGGAGGAGAGTAGCAAGAAAGTGGCCGTTTTCGAGGGTACGGCTAGGGTTGGCGAGATAGCCCGAGGATTCATGCATATTCAGCTTAGGCCGGAGGATTTGACGAGCCCCTTATCCTTCCAGATGGCCCTCAGCAGGATCTACGAGACCCTGATCAGGACGCTACAGGAAGGACCTAAGAAGACGTTCGTAGCCGAGGTCAGATTCACTGACTCAATAGGTCAGAACGTCTCATTCGCCGTCGATCTAGGCACAACACCTCCGCCATTCCAGAGCGAACGCGTGAAAGCCAAAATCATAGTTGAGCTCTACGAGGAGAATCGAGAGTCCTAACTAGTCTTATATATAAATAATATTGTAGCATATCATTTAAAACTTCTGTAAAACTTCTTATCAAAATATTATCGGTGTCCAGAGGAATAAGATAGCCTAGCTTGATGATGCGCCTACATATGTTCCTAGACACTCTGCGCGTGAAACCAAACTTCGCGGATACCTCCTCGACCAAAGAATCGAAGCTCAGGATTTCCCCAGCATGACGTAACGATAGAAAGTAGAAAACCAAGAGTTCACGCTTCTTCGGCCATCTCCTCAACTCCCTTGCCCCCGCTCTGCACGCCGCAGATGAGCCTCTTAATTTCTCGACAGAGGCTCCTGGGGGCGAATCCCATCTTCAGAAGCTCAAGGAGAACACCTAAGTTCTCCTCTTTTAACACTATGGTTTCAGCCCAGGCATCTCTCTCGATCACGTAATAACGATCGCCCAGCTCCCCTCTGGCTGGGTCTTCGCACAGAATACTACCGCTTCCAATTACGAAGAACGCCTTGGTTGCGAGAGACCCCTTGACGAAAAATGACGCGAGAACTGTCGTCGGTTCGCACAACAGCAACATTCTCCGACAGATGTCACGTCTACTCAGACACGGGGGGAGGTTGCCGGTTCGGAGCAACGAGATATCGTAGATCACGGAGCCTTTCTTGAGCCTCAAATCGTGGAAATTTCCTCCCGCAGTATCTCAAGGAGATTTTATTTCAAAAACTACAAACCGTTTCTGAGAAGCCGATCCTCGTTATTTTGCAAGCTTCAACGTTATCTCAATGGTGGAAACTCTGCTGGTCCTGTCCTGTCCCTGGATCGTTTGACTCCCGATCTTTATGTCCTTCACTTGGACCTTCTCGACGAGCAGCTTGTTTCTAATTATTTCGACCGTGTCGACCGCCTTTCCAATGGCTCTTCCTCTCGCCTTGATGACGACCTCGTCGACTCCCTGGTTTAGGAGGGCTAGCACAGCCATGACGTAGTTCATCACAGGCTTTTTACCGACGAGGATTACATTGCTAGGCGTCGCTCCTATGGCCATTCCCGGACACCTTTTCCTGTTGCAGCCGCAAGCCCCTCTATACGCCGTAGAAGAGCTTAAAAATTTAGA includes these proteins:
- a CDS encoding DEAD/DEAH box helicase gives rise to the protein MSGNNSRERLPSVRFRVRGWIDDETFGELLKFSDYLGRDGDEIRFVLNHAKAEKNNYDLREIILFLKNLGDRVDERALRYLEEYEEKSRSVELELEGSKVLVRPRVFLGEYAKQLQGLLKYDRARKVFWASLGALPILREKLESLGLSVVDKIGLPEAQPLPNKLSFKGQLRDYQKEALEAWRSSGYRGIIALPTGAGKTLVAIAAMAMLSERTLVVVYTKEQLWQWIEKILELTDAPKAFVAGFYGEEKRLAPITVSTYQTAFRNVEDLGLRFSFLVVDEVHHLPAEKFKTIALNMYSPRRMGLSATVVREDGKHVELFPLMGGVIYHKGAQELAQWGYLAPYVTKLIRVDLTKEEREKFENLKRAYRALVGEIPFKELVTRAQRGDPIASRALKIHSEMLQLVQRSRAKLEALTKIVNEELSRGSKILVFTQYVDQAEELGRMLNACVLTGEMDQKTRRKVLDEFKSAPSGVLVLTSVGDEGLDIPDVDVGIIVAGTGSRRQFIQRLGRLLRPKPGKIARLYEIVTRGTGEESQARRRKRALLDEVLEGAPDRGVD
- the albA gene encoding DNA-binding protein Alba, which encodes MRGLHWGVDNIKEGALRFTTNRQACRGTSKFLSSSTAYRGACGCNRKRCPGMAIGATPSNVILVGKKPVMNYVMAVLALLNQGVDEVVIKARGRAIGKAVDTVEIIRNKLLVEKVQVKDIKIGSQTIQGQDRTSRVSTIEITLKLAK